A stretch of DNA from Leptospira bouyouniensis:
GTGATAAACGACTTTCCGGGATTAAGTGCACCGACCCAAGAGAAAAATTTATCAAGATTACAAGATCGAAATATAAGTTTATATACGCATAATAGTTATACCTTCTTTGAAAAATTCACTATCACTTTGGGTGCACGTTTAGAACGACAAGAAAGTCGTTTGTCCCATACGGAAAAAGCTGTTGGTGTTTCACCATTTAATCCAATCGGTGAAACTCTCATCTTATCCGATCCATATACAATCAACAACCGTTATAATTATAATGTATCTAGAATGATTTTTGATTATAAACCAATCGAAAATCTTATGTTTTTTATTGGTGTCAGTAGGGGTTACAAAAATGCAGGTTACAGCACAGTTGTCAATGTACCATCCAGAGCAAGTTTTAAACCAGAAATCAATGATACAATTGAAGCTGGTATAAAGTCAGAATTTTTTAAAGGGAAATTTGGACTTAAGTATACTCAATTTTATACTGAAACACAAGATTTTCATGTCATCCGAGCCATCAACCTTTCCCAGTATGTAAATCTAAATGCAGAAATGGTTACCATCAGAGGTTATGAACTCGAATCTTTTGTAAAACCTCAAAAAGACACCAAACTTGGGTTATCTGCGGGATATACAGAAGGTATATTTAATAAATTTCAAGACACAGTATTAAATCGAAATTTCAACGGAAAATGGGTCCATTTTATTCCAAAATATGACGTTGTCAGTTACCTCCAATACAGAAATGATTTTGGAATTTTTTTCAGAGGCGAATTCCAGGCAGTTGGGCAAATGTATTTTGCAGCAGATAACACTGTTTATAGTGATCCTTACTATGTATTAAATGCAAGAGTAGGATATGAAACAGATAAAGTTTCAGCTTATCTTTATATGAATAATATCAACGATCGGTATTATTTTAGCTCTTATATTGATGGCACTTTCCAAGCAGTACCCGGTGCACCCAAAACATACGGATTTATGTTGACTTATAAAATATAATTTCTGGAGAACAATATGAAAACAAAATTAAAAACTATACTAACAATCCTAATAGTTGGAATGAGTTTATTCCGATGTGACCTTTTTGATCCAAAATCAAAAATTACAAACAACGAGTTGGTGGAAATCGTCACATTACAACAGTTAAATGCAAATAGTATGAGTGAAGGACAAAAATTAGGTCTCACAATTGCTTATAGCCACCGTTTTAGTGTTAAAAATGGGCCACATTTATTTTGTAGAGAATACTCAACTGCATATTTGGAAAAAAAAGCAGAATGGGAGTTGAATCTAGAACAAACCTATACAACCATCGGAAACGCAATTGGTCTGGATATTGTAGTAGAACGAATTAATGGTCCCTGTGCGATTAATAATAAAATCAGTGCATGCCATTATGATGGTGTAGATGGTATCAATGATTTAATTCCTTATGCCTATTCTACTGAAGGTGAACACAACTATTTAATACCAGCTTACATATATTACGGAATCACTAATTTAAAAAATGCAAAAGAAGCTTGTGAAGGTTATAAAGGAACTTATGTTTGTTACGATCCGAACAAATGTTGGCAGTAAACAAAAGGCCAATTAATTATGCACGAAAACCCAATGATTAAAATTGGGTTTTTTGTTTTAGAACCTTTCTTTTATTTTTCCGTTTTTGATAAAAGATCATTATCCCACTCACAGATAAAATTGCAGGAGTTAAACCACAAAGTATCCAGATTATTTTACTAAAATGATTTCCAAATGTTCCGAAGTGAAGAGGTCGGAAAGAATCTAAAAATTGAGTTTGAAATGATTCTTTGGACATATCAACAAGTTTCAATATTTGGTTTTTATTTGTATCATATAAAACATAAGAACCGTATCGACTTTCAAAACGATTCGAATTGTATCGATTTCCATAAAAACCAATTGGTTCATCTTTAGTATGATGTGGAAATGAAATATAACCCAAGTTAAATCCTTCGATTTTTGTCTTACTTTGTTCGATCAAAGAGTCAATCGACTTATTGGTTGACCAAAGTCCATGAACGACTGTCTCTTTGGGATATGTCCGAATGATTGTATCGCGAATACTCCACCAACCACCAGTGATTGCCAAGATTAAATGGAACCAAACAGCATTAATCCCAACAAATTTATGTAAGTCGGAAAAAAGGATTTGGAGACTCTCTCGTAAACGAAGACGAAACAAATTAGTCCAAAATCGTTTATATAATTTTAATCCAGTCAATACGAGCAACAAATACACCAGCGCAAAACACCCTGTGATGAAGTATCCAACGCCACCCATGAATAAACTATAATGTAAAACTAAGAGGAATCCGTAAAAACTATCACTGCGATCTTCTTTCAATGATCCAATAATCGTTCCATTGAAAGGGTCAAGTAAGTACACGACTTCCTTACTTGGAATGTTTGTGTCATGAAACCATATTTGGTCTGGTTGGTCTAAAAGGTCTGATACCAACCAACCGGCGATACTCCCTTTAGGCAATTGGTGATTAAGTTTTTGATACAGACCATCAAAAGTCATTCTATTCTCTTGCAATGGAATTTGTATGGGCGTTAACAAGGATTGGATTTCTTTTCCGTAAACTAGTAAGGATCCTGTGATCCCTATCACGAATAAAAAACCAGATCCCAAAATTCCGAGAACCAAATGGATTTGGTACCAACGTTTTGCTTTCAATTTTTTTCCTACTCTCCAATTTTTCCATATTATTGAGAATAGGTCTCATTTTCAAGTATCTTCTCCCATCCGATCCTTACCATTCTGAATTTTTTAGAACACCAATAAAATACACTTTCTGATCTGCTAGGAACAGGGCAGCCTACACATAACTATGTGGAAACAAAAGGATTTTGCCTTCAATCGGAATGAAATCGCAGGTGCCTTCGGTGATATTGGAACGGATTTTCCAATTCTCATTGCAATGGTTTTAGCAGCGGGTCTTCATGCTCCGAGTGTTTTCATTGTCTTTGGTTGTATGCAAATACTAACAGGCATTATCTACAAGAGGCCAATGCCGATCCAACCTCTTAAAGCTATGGCAACCATTGTGATTACTGGAAAAATTGCAGGTCCAATTGTGTTAGGTGGAGGACTCAGTATTGGAATCCTAATGTTGTTTTTTTCTACAACAGGAATACTTGAAAAAATTGCAAAACTTGTTCCCAAATCGGTTGTACGAGGGTTACAACTTGGATAAGGGATTAGTTTGAGTATACTTGCATTCAAAGAATATATCCCATCTGAAAGTACGAATGGTTATATTTTGTCAGCAATTTCGTTTTTGTTTATCATTCTACTCATAGATAATAAAAAAATTCCAGCATCTTTAGTAGTTATCATTTTTGGATTTCTTTATTCATTAATTTCTCACTTTGATACATATTCATCATTTTCAAAATTTGAAGTAAATATTCCCAAACTGTATGTCCCAAATCTTGAATTTATTTTAAAGGGGTTTATTTTATTAACACTCCCACAAATCCCCTTGTCTATTGGTAACTCAATCCTAGCGACTAAACAAATATCAGATGATTTATTCCCGAACAAAAAACCAATCACGATCAAAAAGATTGGTTTATCTTACTCAATTATGAACTTAATCTCTCCATTTTTTAGTGGAATACCTTGTTGTCACGGTGCCGGGGGAATGGTAGGGCATTATACATTTGGTGGTAGAACTGGTGTTTCTGTTTTACTATATGGTTTGTTTTATCTTCTGTCTGGATTGTTTTTGGGAAATGGAATAGAACCATTTTGTGCAATTTATAACCAATCAACATTAGAGGAATGGATTTTATCATTCCAGCATAACCACTCGATTGAATTCTCTTCACAAAAAAGAATAAAAGCACTAGAAGAAACTTCAGTCTTAATCAATTTACCAAAGGAAGAAGAATTTTTTTTGAAAAACATAAATTCAAAAAAAGACTTTGATATATTTAAACGATGAAACTTCACCAAAGAAAGAAGTATTGGATTTTTGATATGGATGGCACTTTAACGATTGCCCAACATGATTTTATCGCGATCAAAACTGAATTAGGAATTCCGATAGAAAAAGATATCCTGACTTCTTTATCCCAATTGCCACAAACCTTAAGAGAACAAAAACAATTAGAACTTGATGAAATTGAATTTAAGATAGCAAAACTGGCTAAAGCATCTCATGGTTGTTATAATTTCCTACAAGAATTACAAAGTTTTTCTACAAAACTAGGTATTTTAACTAGAAACAGTTATAAAAATTCAATAGAAACTTTAACAGCGGCCGGTATTTCCAAATTTTTCTCTCATACAGATATCGTGTGTCGCGAAAAAGCAAAACCGAAACCAAATCCTGATGGCATACTCTATTTGATGAAACAATGGAATGCTTTACCTAAAGAAACAATCATGGTTGGAGACTATGTATTTGATTTGGAAGCTGGGAAAAAAGCAAATGTAGAAACTGTTTATATAGATCCTTCGGGATTGTTTCCATTCAAAAAAGAAGCAAACTTCCACATAACGAAACTTGAAGATATTTTTTCACTTTAAATTTCTATCGGATTTGCATTGATCTGTGGAAATTTGATTTCAAAAATAACTCCTTCTTTTATACTAATCATTAGATTTCCACGTAATTGTTTGACCAAGTTTCGCACTAACATCAAACCAATCCCTTTATTATCCAGATCTACTTCCATTCCTGAACCATTATCTCGAACAACTAATACGAACTCGTTACTTAATTTGCCAAAACTGACTTCTATGATACCCTTTTGCCCATTTTTAAATGCATGCCGGAAACAATTAGAAACCAGTTCATTCAAAATTAAACCTATCGGAATTGCACGATCCAAATCTAATTCCAATTCATCCTCTATCAGTTCACGAAATTCGATTTCGGAATTTTCTTTTAAATATGTTATTTTTAAATTACTTAAAATTGAATTAAATATCTGATTTAGATTCACAAAAAGTAAGTTAGGTGAACCATATATTAATTTATGAACGGAAGCGATTGCTTTGATTCGATTTTGAATTAAATTCAAAGAGGAAGTTAATTTTTCATCATTTTCGGAATTAATTTGTAAGTCCATTAATCCAGAAATGATTTGTAAATTATTGTTTACTCGATGGTGAATTTCAGTGAGTAATTTGGATTTTAGTTTTAAATCAGACTTAATTTGATGTTCATGACCAATTCTTGTTATTTGCTCTTTTTTAACTGTATGAACATATAAAAAAATGAGTATAAACATAGCATATAAATCTTTAAAAAAACCTTCGTAGTCATCAAAATAATCTATCATCAATCCATGTTCAAAAATATTTGAAAAATTCACATAACAAGGAATAATTGCCAAAAGAATTAAAATAGTTCCTTCTCCACGAAAAGATGGTTTTTTAATAAGTACATTTAGAATCATACATGTTGCCATCAAATTAATCAATAGAGACAACACATTCAATAGTACAATTTCGTTTATATTAATGATTGGGAACAAAAATTTCCTTCTTAATACTAAGTACAAAGCAAATAGACGATATGAAATAAAAACTATGTTCTAGTAGATTAAAAAAATTTGGAAAATAATATCCTTCGAGTACAGTAAAAAGATTACTAAACCAAATACATATAAAACCAGAGATAAGAAAATAATATTTAGGGATTAGACCTAACCAAAAAAGTCTAGTGACAATCAAAATACCAATGCTATCAAAAACAAGATTTAGTACTTCGCTCAGTTGATACATCGTTCTTCCCTCGGGAAAATTATTTTCTCAGAGGGGAAAGATTACCAGAAATTTCCAAAAGGTAAAGTGAATATTTACAGAATTAGGAACATAATTTTTTATTAGTGCAATTCCGAAGGGTCCATTTTAGCTAGCCGTATAACATCCGATAGGAACCGCCTATGGCTGATAATGGATTTTTGTTTGGATTCCCTGGCAGGATTAAAAATCCCTCTTTTTCGGAAAATTTTCCAAGGATCTAAACTTATATCGGACCATGTCCCGATTTCCAATGTTAGTGGGAGAAATCGGTTTGTTTTTTGGATTGGAGACTCATTCATTGTTACTTGGAATTTGTCATACAATCTATCCCAAAGATCACCATGCGTTGTATATGATTCACTTTGTGGTCCAAATCGATACAAAAAATGATTCAATACATTCGTGAAATGATCTCCAATTTTTTGGAACAATGTTTCATCAACACATGGTTCATGTGTACTTGCATATGGCCACCAAACATGATCTACTGTACCAAATCCCGAATGGATGTCGACAACTGGAATCATTTGATTTTCTGCGTTAACGAAATATTCTTGGAAGTAACGATCAAGCACTCTCGACTCTGTTTGTAATACCTTACCACGATAATACGGAAAAATATTTGAATACTTATGTCCTCCAAAGAAAAATGGAGCCTTCACTGCTTCCACGCCGGAATTACGCATTAAATCTACACCTTTTGGATTCGAACGTCTTTTTAATGCTACACCACCTGGATTAAGAATGGGAATACATACAATCCCTAATTCCCCATTTTTTATCTCATCATATAGAGCGGAATTTTTACGTGCAAACAAATCATCTAAAAAATCCAACAATACTCGGATTCCAATTGTTTCTAATCCATGAACTCCAGCAATCAACCCAGATACATTTTTTTTTATGGCTTTTGATTTTCCAATTTCCAAAACATAGATTGGGAACCGAAACCCTTCATCTGTTTTAGTTGAAAACCCAAATTGTTTTAGACGAACAAGCTTACCACCTAACTTTACTATTTTCAAAATTCTATTTTCATATCGATTTAATCTTTTAATACCGCGTAACATTTAATTCTTTTCCCGCTCCAAAATTTAGATTTGGAACCTATCTCTAATCTATTGCTCTAGTTCAGCTTTTAAAACTGTCTCCATTTCTTAAATTCGAATATTACAGTCAGTATTACAATTTAATGACAAAATATCAATTTTCAAGAATTGTAGTGCTCCTTATAGCATATTTTAACATTGAAGTGAATTTTGATTTCAAAGATATGTATCTATAGTTAACTATTTTTCCTTGGATAAAAATTGGCAAAATCAATGAAAGCAGTACCCCGAGAAAAACTCAAAAAACATTACGAAGAAAATGTTTTGATAAATGGTATCAATATTCACATTGGAATTTGGCCAGGAAAAAAGAGACCTATCCTATGTTTACATGGACTGTCTGGAAATTTGTATTCAATGGAAACATTTGCCAATTTATTAAACAAAAAAGGTCACAAAGTAATTTCTTATGATTTAAGAGGTAGAGGTCATTCCGATAAACCAAAAGGTTCTTATGGTTTCAATCATCATATCGAAGACTTACAAAAAATCATACAACATTATAAACTTAAAAATTCTATCATTCTAGCTCATTCATTCGGATGTATGATTGCTCTTCGGCATACTTTAAAATACCCAAATCAAACAAAAGCTCTCATTCTTATGGATGGTGGCGGTCTTTTAACTTTACCAAAACGAATCCAGATTTTAAAAGTTCTCAAACAATCTTTTGAACGATTGGACGTTGTTTACAATAGCCAGTCCGATTATATCAATTTAGTCAAAAATTCACCACTCGTTCCGAAATGGTCAAAAAAAATTCATGATTATTTCATCAAAGAATTACACAAAGTTCAAAATGGTTTTGTATGCCATATGCCAAAATTTGTGATGGAAGAAGAATTGAAAGAAATGGGTGGGTCCATCCACCTTTGGAAAGTATTTTTAAATTTAATTTTGCATCCGATCAATACAATGAAACGAATGAAAGAGAACAAAAGGTTAGATTTCGAAAGTATTAAAACACCTACCCTTGTTTTAAGAGCAAATCAGATGAATCTTTTCCCCAATGATGATTTATTGCCGAAAGAATCTTTTCTTGAAATTTTGAAACGAATACCGAATGCAAGTGGTATTGAAATTAACACAAATCATTATGGCATACTTTTTGATAACTTAAAAAAAAGAGACAATGCAATTGTTCAATTCACTGAAAAACATTAGCATTTTAAATTCTATTTTTATCATGATAAGTATCTCAGATTTTTTCCTTAAAATACTTATCATGAAGGAAAAATTTCGTCTTAAATCTTATTTGCTACCACCAAAGCATGGATCACTTTCCAGTCGCCATCTTGCCATAAAAAAGAATATTGGGTTTGAAAACGCATTACATTACTTTCTAAATCTGCTTTCACAATTCCAAAATTATCAATGAATTCTAATGAATTGATTTGAATTTTTCTTGGAATCCCTCCGATTTTTCCTTCCGTTAATGATTGGATGTATTTGTCTTTATTAGATACCAATAACTCAGTATATCCACCGATACTTACATGATCTAAAAATTGATCATGAAATTTATGTTCCAATGATATGACGTTTCTTGAATCTATATCATTGATAAAAGAATTAAACGCATGTTTTAAACTTTCCGTAACATTTTCTTTTGATTGGTGATTTGTCATCATGTATCCCCCTGATACTTTATAACCCATTCATTTTGTTGCTATAGCAACGTTTATACAAAAAATTATTCAATCGATTGGTCATAAATTTCATCGATAATTCGTTTAAAGTTAGTAAAGTCTTGAGTTGATAATGATTTAAACATACGACTCCTTTCCTTTTCAATTTCAGGCACCAAAGTATTATAAATTTGGATCCCTTTTTTTGCAGGGAACACTTGGTGTTTCCTTCGGTCTTCAGGGTCAGGGACAATTTTTATCCATAACTTTTGTTCCATATTTCGAAGTGCTCTTGCCATCGAAGGCCTGTCATCAAAATCTCTACCCAAATCTGACTGGCTGCAACCAGGCTGTTTGATGACTTTTACTAACACAAACCATTGTTCAGGAAACAATTCCAATCCTTTCTCCATTGCCATTCTCATAAACTGTTTTCTTAAGGCACGAACAGTTTTGTAAATTAAATAAGCATATGAATTTTCTAATTCGAAATCTTTTCCCATATGTTGCTATAGCAACATTAATATTGTTTCTGTTAATTGTCTATCATTAATTTGAAAATCTTTGTTAGCATCCTTTTAGAAAAAAGCGATGGGTTTTATTTCTCCGAAGTATTCTCCATCGCTATTACAGGGAATTAAGGATGGCCTTTACATTTCCCTCCTTTTACAGTTGAGTCCCAATAACAATCAGGATTTTTCAAACATTTAACACTGTCAGGTTTTTTAGAGCAAACTTTGTGAGTTTTATCATCAACCTTATCTGGATTTAATGCAGGTTCATTTTCTGCCGTTTCAACTTTCCCTTGCATCTGACAAGCTAAGTCATTTTCTTCACAAACCTCGGCGGAAAGTCCAAACACAAATAGACAACTTATCAAAAGGAATAGAAACCTTATTTTCGCAAACATATTCACCTCTTAAACAAATTTATTTTGGATCACGCTAATCTAACACGTTTTCTATCGAAAGTATTCAATAATTTCCAAAGGATACCATCGTTCAGGATCGAATCAATGCGAACCGAAAGCTTCCGATTGACAGAAATCATCATCTAAATAAACTGAAAGTTTTTGCATTCAAGACTAAAGGAGAATGAAGATGACAACCTTGAAAAAAATTACGATCACCAACCTAGATTACATACGTTTGAAGAATATGATTTCTGAATATTCCAAACGAAATAAAACAGATGCAAACATCGAAGATTTATTAGGTGAAATTGAAAGAGCTCAAAAAGTAGATTCAAAACAGATACCAAAAAATGTTGTAACGATGAATTCTATCATAGAGATTAAAAACCTAGACGAACTAGAATTCAAAGAATTCCAATTGGTATTTCCTGAAGAATCAAACCTAGAACAGAATAAAATTTCGATTTTGGCACCAATTGCAACTGCGTGTATAGGATACAAAATTGGTGATGTCATACAATGGAATATTCCGAATGGCATTCATCAATTCCAAATTACAGGAATCAATTACCAACCAGAAGCAAATGGAGATTTCCACTTATAATAAAAGCGGACAGAAATGTCCGTTTCCTTTCTTAAAAAAAATTATTTTTGGTATAACCAAAACAGAAAAGAAGAAGGAAGTTTCAATCGAAAACCAATTTTAAGTAAAAAATTGAGTATTATTTGTTTGAAAATTCCATTTTTTAAAAACCGATGTGCAGAAGTCAACGATTTGTAAGGTAATAACTGAGGATGTTTTATCTTTCTAAATCTATAACTCAATTCTGTATCTTCAAAAAGATAAGAGATGGAAAGGTCTTTTGTCCACAATTCTCTCGAAAAAAAGACACAATGGTCTAAGTAAACAATACCTTTCCATCGAACACGGATATAATTGGAATAAAATGATATCCATTGTAAAAAAATATGATCATTGTCAAACTTATGTACGAATCCTCCCCAAACTAGATCTCTATTTTTTTTTGTACTTTCTAAAATCAAAAATTCTATTGCATCTTTAGGTAACTTACTCCTCGGATGATGGAATAAAATCAGCTGCCCATGAGAACGATGGAAACCTAAATTCAATCGTTCTGCTCTGGTAAATGCTTCTTCCTGTTTTACAAGAATAATCTCTACATCTTTTCGTTTTTGAAAGTTTTTTAGAGATTCCTTATAATAAATATTAGAATCTATATCAACTGGAACAATGATACTCAACATCTAAACGAATTGAAATAAGTATTCATGTTAAAGATTTGAATTAAAAATCAATCCTTTATCAAATAAATAGAGATAGTTGATTGAGATTCATCATTTTTTTCTGAATTTGAATTTCTAATATCTCGTTCTGCTATCAAAGATTGAATTTTATTTTCATCAATAGATTCTTTTTTTAAAATCTGTCTAATTTCATCAAATCGACGTTTTACTAATCTCGTTTGGTAAGAAATATCTCCTGAAGTATGTGATTTCCCTATCAGAACAATTTTGAAACTGATTTCAGATTTAAGAATTTCTTTTGATAATGAAATTATTTTTTCTATGGATTCTTCTGACAACGTATGGTCATCTGGTGGGAATTGAATGGAGTAGATTGGGTTTGGACTTCCATTGGAGTGCCAAAATGATAATTTAGAATGCGCATCGAGATTGTTACCTCGTGATTGTAGTGCCTCTAATACTACTTTTTTGGGGCAACTGACAAGTGTATCAGTAGATGAATTGAATGAAAATAAAAAACCCAAAGTTGTGAAAATAATATCCCAAGGTTTGGCAAAAGAACTTGATTCAACAATAAAATTGTCAGATGGATTAATACCATTCTCTTTGTTCACATTGTGCTCTAAAATGGGTAACAAAAATAACACGCGATAGGTCCTAATTTCTGTATTAACATCACAACCATTTGGCGTGGCGATTGGAATGTGTTTTCGTTTTTCAAGAGGGATTCCGCGCCAAGCACAAGACGTAGAAACTACGTTTATCACAATAAAAAAAATAAGGATTTTGAAATTCACTTTGTTAAAATGGATCATCATAAGGAAACCTTTCCATTCCGCAAACCAGTTGGAAACCATTTTAACACCGAAAGGGTTGTTACATTATATTTTTTATTCAGTATTAGTAAATTCCCTATTTAATTCAAAAATTTGAATGAAATGAAACATGAATTTAACCTGGAAATAAATTTACGAAACTAACTACATAGTATTATGCGTGTTCTATTCATAGTTATCATTTTACCTCTATTATTTTTTTGCAAACCACCAGAGCTTACCAATGGTTGTGACCCAAAATCAAAATCATATTTATTAGGAACACTGATTCGGTTTGCCATTTCCGACAGCTCTCCTTCTTGTTTACCTGCTTTCCTCCCTTTCGATATTGATTACTGGGGAGTTTTCGGTGGAAGTGCCACTGTAAACTCGATGGAAATTTACGGCAATGAACTGATTCTAGGTGGTTCCTTTACTACCTTGGGTCCAAATGTTGGTTCGACCTATTATCTCGATACAATCACAGGGAAAATTGTATCTCATTCCGATTGTCCTTTTTTAAAACTAAATGCTGCGGCAAGGTCAGTCGTTTCAGATGGAAATGGTGGATATTATGTTGCTGGGAATTTTTCTCACGTAAGAGGAATTCCAATACAAAATATTGTCCATATATTAGCTAACTGCAATATTGATTTTACTTTTTCGCCAAATCCTGGTTCACCTCCTAATATTTATTCAATGGTAATGTTTGGCGACAAATTGTACATAGGTGGGGTGTTCAATTCATGGGATGGAAATACCAAAAACAATTTGGTAGCAATCAACAGATTTACAGGTGCACTAGAATCTTTTACCATGGATACAAATTCAGCTGTGGAAAAACTTTTGGTGTACGACCAAAAATTATACATAGCTGGTCAATTCGGAACAGTGAATGGATTTCCTCGTGATCGAATCGCAAGAATTGATTTAGTTAGTTCTACTCTTGATAGTTTTGTACCATCTTCAGCACTCAACAGTACGGTTCGTGCATTGGCAATTGGAACTATCTCTGGATCACCTGCAATTGTGTAGGAGGTGCATTCACAACACCTAGAAATAATG
This window harbors:
- a CDS encoding cell envelope biogenesis protein OmpA, with protein sequence MVSNWFAEWKGFLMMIHFNKVNFKILIFFIVINVVSTSCAWRGIPLEKRKHIPIATPNGCDVNTEIRTYRVLFLLPILEHNVNKENGINPSDNFIVESSSFAKPWDIIFTTLGFLFSFNSSTDTLVSCPKKVVLEALQSRGNNLDAHSKLSFWHSNGSPNPIYSIQFPPDDHTLSEESIEKIISLSKEILKSEISFKIVLIGKSHTSGDISYQTRLVKRRFDEIRQILKKESIDENKIQSLIAERDIRNSNSEKNDESQSTISIYLIKD